In a single window of the Uloborus diversus isolate 005 unplaced genomic scaffold, Udiv.v.3.1 scaffold_714, whole genome shotgun sequence genome:
- the LOC129233781 gene encoding nucleolin-like, which produces MDNIDLKDNFSVARRRFLGLKNKLEEDDDNVKNKSLQNKTPVKTPNKNEKTPNEANKTPVKEATQQQSPQKSPKKEQKSPKKEKSATSQYSEQIMKSVKTNIDQRRERDLRSLFIGNLPLDTTAEELKVLSTDIVDVILPSGRVKKGRNKKFGFLVFASEAKAEENHSILQKKRLRNAPLTIDYAGEKSKQQAKGVDTISFAKNRNLKRLYITSLQLNMGIADVAKLFKNAYQISLNFDSNFRTAHAYYSTEQLAAQDFEANQNLTIEGQRVFVVYASASKKKSPKGNKKTKKPAAKKMKLEPKVVEDDDDEMTMTNDFLFDFYYSVLTPSYGHSFTDERLNY; this is translated from the exons ATGGACAATATTGATCTAAAGGATAATTTCTCCGTAGCTAGAAGGCGTTTTTtggggttaaaaaataaattggaagaagaCGATGAcaatgtcaaaaataaaagtttgcagaATAAAACTCCCGTGAAAACtcccaacaaaaatgaaaagacGCCAAATGAGGCGAACAAAACACCAGTGAAGGAGGCGACTCAACAACAAAGTCCACAAAAATCtccaaaaaaagaacagaaatctCCTAAAAAAGAAAAGTCCGCAACCTCACAGTATTCAgagcaaataatgaaaagtgtgaaaACTAACATTGATCAAAGACGAGAACGAGATTTAAGAAGCCTTTTCATTGGCAATCTTCCATTGGATACAACTGCTGAGGAATTGAAGGTATTGTCAACAGATATTGTAGATGTTATTCTTCCTTCTGGCCGAGTGAAGAAGGGCAGGAACAAGAAGTTTGGATTCCTTGTTTTCGCTTCCGAAGCAAAGGCGGAAGAAAATCACAGCATTTTACAGAAGAAAAGGCTACGCAATGCTCCCTTGACGATAGACTACGCCGGAGAAAAGAGCAAACAACAAGCAAAAGGTGTAGACACCATATCTTTTgcgaaaaatagaaatttgaaaagaCTTTACATTACCTCCCTGCAACTTAATATGGGAATTGCGGATGTCGCTAAACTGTTCAAAAACGCATATCAGATATCATTGAATTTTGATTCTAATTTTAGGACTGCTCATGCTTACTATTCCACTGAACAGCTTGCTGCCCAAGACTTTGAAGCCAATCAAAACCTCACGATAGAGGGGCAAAGAGTTTTCGTTGTGTATGCATCTGCTTCCAAGAAAAAATCTCCAAAAGGGAATAAAAAGACTAAAAAACCTGCTGCCAAGAAAATGAAGTTAGAGCCAAAAGTTGTTGAGGATGATGATGACGAAATGACGATGACGaatgattttttatttgatttttactaTTCAGTGTTAACTCCATCATATGGACATTCTTTCACTGACGAGAGACTGA ATTATTaa